The genomic region CCAGGACGGCCTGCTCGCCGTCGCCGATGACCGCGCAGTCGATGAACTCCGCGATCGGCTCGGGGTTGAAGGCCGCGTGGCCGCCCGCGAGGACGATCGGGTCCTCGACGGTCCGGTCCTTGGCGTCCAGCGGGATGCCCGCCAGGTCCAGGGCGGTGAGCATGTTGGTGTAGCCGAGCTCGGTGGAGAAGCTCAGCCCGAAGACGTCGAAGGCCTTCACGGGCCGGTGCGCGTCCACGGTGAACTGCGGGACCTGGTGCTCGCGCATCAGCTCTTCGAGGTCCGGCCAGACGCTGTAGGTGCGCTCGGCGAGGACGCCCTCACGCTCGTTCAGTACCTCGTAGAGGATCATGACGCCCTGGTTGGGCAGGCCCACCTCGTACGCGTCCGGGTACATGAGGGCCCAGCGGACGTCGCATGCGTCCCAGTCTTTGACAGTGGAGTTCAGTTCACCGCCGACGTACTGGATGGGCTTCTGGACGTGCGGGAGAAGCGCTTCCAGCCGCGGGAAGACCGACTCGACAGGCATGGTGGTGTCTCTCATGAGCGGGCAGGGGTGACCATCCAGCGTACCCCGGCGGTCAGCTGTCCGGCGCCGTCCGGAGATCCACCGCCGATGCCTTCGCCCACACCTTCGGCAGTTCCCGCTCCCGCTCGGCGGCCTGCGCCGCCTCCTGCCCGTACAGCAGTCCCCAGGTGAACGACGGCTCGCCCGCCGCCTGGGCCTGGATCGCGAGCGTCCGCAGGGCCCGGCGGGCGGTCACGCTGTCCTGGTGGTCGCCGAGCACGGTCTGGACCGCCTTCGTCCGCTGCGCGCACAGCGTGGCGGGCGGGCCCAGCGCGGGCGCCGCCGCCTCGGCCGCGTACCGGACCCGCTTGGCCGCCTTGCGCGCGTCGTGCATCGCCAGGTCCCGGGGCTCCCCCGGGGGCAGCGCCAGCGCGTGCCCGATCCGGGCCGCCAGTCTGCGGTGCGCCCGGAGTACCGCCGCGGGCAGTACCTGCGCGGCGGGGCGGTCCGCGGCGGGCAGCAGCGGCGGTGCGGTGAGCAGCGCGTCGAGGGCGTCGAGCAGCGCGGGGTAGCGCGCGCCGTCGAGTACGTCCTCCGTCCTGCGCCGGGATCCGGTCCGCCCGGCGACGGTCCAGATCCGCAGCCGGCCGCGGACCGGGCCCAGCAGGAGCGCGTCGGGGAGCGCGTCGATCCGGGCGGTCAGCCGCTCGGCGAGGACCTCCTGGTCACGGTCCACGCCCAGTTCGGCGGCGAGCCATTTGAGCTCGTCGGCGACGGGGTCCGTGACGGTCGGGTCCAGGACCTCCCGGTAGGCGCGGAAGGCGCTGCGCAGTCTGCGGGTGGCCACGCGCAGCTGGTGCACGGCGTCGGGGCGGTCACGCCGTACGGCGGGGTCGCTCGCGGCGAGCGCGGCGGCCTGGGCCTGCACGTAGGCCAGCACCCGGCCGCCCGCGGTGTCGGGCCCGGGGGCCGTCCCGCTCCCCCGCCCGCCTTCCGCCATGTCACGCACCTCACGCACCTCACGCCGGAACGGTCAGGCGGACATGGGCCGTTGCACCCGGATCGACTGGAGCAGCCCGATCGCGATCCACACCGCGAACATCGACGAACCGCCGTACGACACGAACGGCAGCGGCAGTCCCGCCACCGGCATGATGCCGAGCGTCATCCCGATGTTCTCGAACGCCTGGAAGGCGAACCAGGCGATGATCCCGGCCGCCACGATCGTGCCGTACAGCTCCGTCGCCCCGCGGGCGATCCGGCAGGCGCGCCACAGGACGACTCCGAGCAGGACCAGGATCAGTCCGGCGCCGAGAAAGCCGAGTTCCTCGCCCGCGACGGTGAAGACGAAGTCGGTCTGCTGCTCGGGGACGAACTGCCCGGTGGTCTGCGAGCCGTGGAAGAGCCCCGTGCCGTGCAGTCCGCCCGAACCGATCGCGATCCGGGCCTGGTTGGTGTTGTAGCCGACGCCCGCCGGGTCCAGCGCGGGGTTGGCGAACGCGGCGAAGCGGGCGATCTGGTACTCGTCGAGCAGACCGGCCTTCCAGACCCCGATGGCGCCGACCACCCCGGTACCGAGGAGTCCGAGCACCCAGCGGTTGGAGGCGCCCGAGGCCAGCAGGACGCCGAGGATGATCATCACCAGCACCATGACCGAGCCGAGGTCCGGCATCAGCATGATGATCACGATCGGGATGGCGGCCACCCCGAGGGCCTTGACGACCGTGCGGTTGTCGGGGGTCTCCTGGTCGCCCGCGTCCACCCGGGAGGCGAGGATCATCGCCATCCCCAGAATGATCGTGATCTTGGTGAACTCGGAGGGCTGGAGGGAGAATCCGCCGCCGATGACGATCCAGGCGTGCGCGCCGTTGACGGTCTGGCCGAGCGGCGAGAGCACCGCGAGGATCAGCAGGACGGAGAGCCCGAACAGTACGGGCACCGCCCCGCGCAGGGTCCGGTGGCCCAGCCAGATCGTGCCGATCATCAGGCCGATCCCGATGCCGGTGTTCATGGCATGGCGCAGCAGGAAGTAGTACTGGTCGCCGTGGGT from Streptomyces sp. NBC_01267 harbors:
- the rodA gene encoding rod shape-determining protein RodA, encoding MGGFSVARYAPEQGSWSKLVARDSVVRRLDWPLLMSSLALSFIGSLLVYSATRGRDSLTHGDQYYFLLRHAMNTGIGIGLMIGTIWLGHRTLRGAVPVLFGLSVLLILAVLSPLGQTVNGAHAWIVIGGGFSLQPSEFTKITIILGMAMILASRVDAGDQETPDNRTVVKALGVAAIPIVIIMLMPDLGSVMVLVMIILGVLLASGASNRWVLGLLGTGVVGAIGVWKAGLLDEYQIARFAAFANPALDPAGVGYNTNQARIAIGSGGLHGTGLFHGSQTTGQFVPEQQTDFVFTVAGEELGFLGAGLILVLLGVVLWRACRIARGATELYGTIVAAGIIAWFAFQAFENIGMTLGIMPVAGLPLPFVSYGGSSMFAVWIAIGLLQSIRVQRPMSA